A window of Streptomyces marispadix contains these coding sequences:
- a CDS encoding dihydrodipicolinate synthase family protein, producing MGRDFVIRLPDENGALRTYRPRAEPADAVLGPPAAARPPSSRTVFAAAHVVADRFRANAEGTGGETGGRSAALDWDATLAFRRHLWSYGLCVAEAMDTAQRGMGLDWRAAAELIERSAAEARAVGGRIACGVGTDQLPPGTHDLTAVRGAYEEQAELVEKCGAQPVLMASRALAATARGPGDYLDVYGHLLRQTARPVVLHWLGSMFDPALEGYWGSSDLDTATETFLRIIEEHPGKVDGVKVSLLDAEREVVLRRRLPEGVRCYTGDDFNYPGLVAGDELGHSDALLGVFDPLAPLAADAVRRLDTGDTEGFRAVLDPTVALSRHLFRAPTRFYKTGVVLLAWLAGHQDHFVMAGGMQSARSLPHLARAYELADGLGLFPDPGLAEGRMRRLLEVQGVEA from the coding sequence ATGGGAAGGGACTTCGTGATCCGACTGCCCGACGAGAACGGGGCGTTGCGCACCTACCGGCCACGGGCCGAGCCCGCGGACGCCGTCCTGGGGCCGCCCGCCGCCGCCCGGCCGCCCTCCTCCCGCACGGTGTTCGCCGCCGCGCACGTCGTCGCCGACAGATTCCGCGCGAACGCGGAGGGGACCGGCGGGGAGACCGGCGGCCGGTCCGCGGCGCTCGACTGGGACGCCACACTCGCCTTCCGGCGCCATCTGTGGTCGTACGGCCTGTGCGTGGCCGAGGCCATGGACACCGCCCAGCGCGGCATGGGGCTCGACTGGCGGGCGGCGGCCGAGCTGATCGAGCGCTCCGCCGCCGAGGCAAGAGCCGTGGGCGGCCGTATCGCCTGCGGCGTGGGCACCGACCAACTGCCGCCGGGTACCCACGACTTGACGGCCGTGCGCGGCGCCTACGAGGAACAGGCCGAGCTGGTCGAGAAGTGCGGCGCACAGCCCGTGCTGATGGCCTCACGCGCACTCGCCGCCACCGCCCGGGGCCCCGGCGACTATCTCGACGTCTACGGGCATCTGCTGCGCCAGACCGCCCGGCCCGTCGTACTGCACTGGCTGGGGTCCATGTTCGACCCCGCTCTGGAGGGCTACTGGGGCAGCAGCGACCTCGACACCGCCACGGAGACCTTCCTGCGGATCATCGAGGAACACCCCGGCAAGGTCGACGGCGTGAAGGTCTCCCTGCTGGACGCCGAACGCGAGGTGGTGCTGCGGCGGCGCCTGCCGGAAGGGGTCCGCTGCTACACGGGCGACGACTTCAACTACCCCGGACTCGTCGCGGGCGACGAACTCGGCCACAGCGATGCCCTGTTGGGCGTCTTCGATCCGCTCGCGCCCCTCGCGGCCGACGCCGTACGCCGCCTGGACACCGGCGACACCGAGGGCTTCCGCGCGGTACTGGACCCCACCGTCGCCCTGTCCCGGCATCTGTTCCGGGCGCCCACCCGCTTCTACAAGACGGGCGTAGTGCTCCTCGCATGGCTCGCGGGCCACCAGGACCACTTCGTGATGGCCGGCGGCATGCAGTCGGCACGCTCACTGCCGCACCTCGCCCGCGCCTACGAA
- a CDS encoding Gfo/Idh/MocA family protein encodes MTRRTVRIAMNGVTGRMGYRQHLVRSLLAIRESGGIDLGDGTALWPEPVLVGRRDLALKAIAERHGLDEWTTDLDAVLTDGSIDVYFDAQVTSARESALRKAVAAGKHIYTEKPTATGLDAALALARLAHESGVRHGVVQDKLFLPGLLKLKRLVDGGFFGRVLSVRGEFGYWVFEGDWQDAQRPSWNYRSQDGGGIVVDMFPHWEYVLHGLFGRVTSVQAHAATHIPRRWDERGQPYDATADDSAYGIFELESGVVAQINSSWAVRVNRDELVEFQVDGTEGSAVAGLRRCRAQHRSGTPKPVWNPDLPATESFREQWQEVPDNREFDNGFKAQWELFLRHVALGTPYEWDLLAGARGVQLAELGLRSSAEGRRLPVPELSL; translated from the coding sequence GTGACACGCAGAACCGTGCGCATCGCCATGAACGGCGTGACCGGACGCATGGGGTACCGCCAGCACCTCGTACGCTCACTCCTCGCCATACGCGAGAGCGGCGGCATCGACCTCGGTGACGGCACCGCGCTGTGGCCCGAGCCCGTGCTCGTAGGCCGCCGCGACCTGGCGCTGAAGGCCATCGCCGAGCGGCACGGCCTCGACGAGTGGACCACCGACCTCGACGCCGTACTCACCGACGGAAGCATCGACGTCTACTTCGACGCCCAGGTCACCAGCGCCCGGGAGTCCGCACTGCGCAAGGCCGTCGCCGCGGGCAAGCACATCTACACCGAGAAGCCCACCGCCACCGGCCTCGACGCGGCCCTCGCCCTCGCCCGGCTCGCCCATGAGTCGGGCGTCCGGCACGGCGTCGTACAGGACAAGCTGTTCCTGCCGGGCCTGCTCAAGCTCAAACGCCTCGTCGACGGCGGCTTCTTCGGGCGAGTGCTGTCCGTACGGGGCGAGTTCGGCTACTGGGTCTTCGAGGGCGACTGGCAGGACGCACAGCGCCCGTCCTGGAACTACCGCTCACAGGACGGCGGCGGGATCGTCGTCGACATGTTCCCGCACTGGGAGTACGTGCTGCACGGCCTGTTCGGCCGCGTGACCTCCGTACAGGCGCACGCCGCCACCCACATCCCGCGCCGCTGGGACGAGCGGGGGCAGCCCTACGACGCCACCGCCGACGACTCCGCGTACGGCATCTTCGAACTCGAAAGCGGCGTCGTCGCGCAGATCAACTCCTCCTGGGCGGTACGCGTCAACCGCGACGAACTCGTGGAGTTCCAGGTCGACGGCACCGAGGGCTCGGCCGTCGCCGGGCTCCGCCGCTGCCGCGCCCAGCACCGCTCCGGCACCCCCAAACCCGTATGGAACCCGGACCTGCCCGCCACGGAGTCCTTCCGCGAGCAGTGGCAAGAGGTCCCGGACAACAGGGAGTTCGACAACGGCTTCAAGGCCCAGTGGGAGCTGTTCCTGCGGCACGTCGCGCTCGGCACGCCCTACGAGTGGGACCTCCTCGCGGGCGCACGCGGCGTACAGCTCGCCGAACTCGGCCTGCGCTCCTCGGCGGAGGGCCGCCGGCTGCCCGTACCGGAGCTGTCGCTGTGA
- a CDS encoding cupin domain-containing protein, which translates to MSARLPGGIGLSHISAYDWEAADGVCGGSPHVHLACTEAYVVIAGEGTVQTLTVEDGFTETALEPGVVAWFTPGTVHRMVRGPGGCPGGVGRGGCAGGVRHGGDSGGLRVTVLMQNGGLPEAGDAVFTFPPEVLADPDAYAAAASLPAREGPDAERAARERRDLAVDGYLRLQAAVREGDLRPLHAFHAAAARLAGPRVAAWQRRWRAGALAAAELTGQHLVALSSGDASHLSTARVRSSGPTRRGGYGMCGRRDEYELPGVTLPYQGE; encoded by the coding sequence GTGAGCGCCCGACTGCCCGGCGGAATCGGCCTTTCGCACATCAGCGCCTACGACTGGGAGGCGGCGGACGGCGTGTGCGGCGGCAGCCCGCACGTCCATCTGGCGTGCACCGAGGCGTATGTCGTCATCGCGGGTGAGGGCACGGTGCAGACGCTGACCGTCGAGGACGGCTTCACCGAGACGGCGCTGGAGCCGGGTGTCGTCGCATGGTTCACGCCGGGGACGGTGCATCGGATGGTGCGCGGGCCCGGCGGTTGCCCGGGCGGCGTCGGGCGCGGCGGTTGCGCGGGCGGCGTCCGGCACGGTGGCGACTCCGGCGGCCTGCGCGTCACCGTGCTGATGCAGAACGGCGGACTGCCCGAGGCGGGCGACGCGGTGTTCACGTTCCCGCCCGAGGTGCTGGCCGATCCGGACGCCTATGCCGCGGCCGCGTCGCTGCCCGCCAGGGAGGGCCCCGACGCCGAACGTGCGGCACGCGAGCGGCGCGACCTCGCCGTCGACGGCTATCTGAGGCTCCAAGCCGCCGTGCGGGAAGGCGACTTGCGGCCCCTGCATGCCTTCCACGCCGCCGCAGCCCGCCTCGCCGGCCCCCGAGTGGCCGCGTGGCAGCGGCGTTGGCGTGCGGGCGCGCTCGCCGCCGCCGAACTCACCGGGCAGCACCTCGTCGCGCTCTCCTCGGGTGACGCCTCACATCTGTCGACCGCACGAGTCCGCTCGTCGGGGCCCACACGGAGAGGCGGCTACGGCATGTGCGGGCGCCGCGACGAATACGAACTGCCAGGCGTCACACTGCCGTACCAGGGCGAGTAG
- a CDS encoding PmoA family protein, whose translation MPVTVTHTHGERIRVAADGTELLTYVYAPDPVAFESRKPYVHPLRTLAGNQVSGYRPNDHRWHKGLQMTASHLSGQNFWGGNSYVHGEGYLPRHELVGSMRHDAFETFEVSDDRLDFTELLTWVENGGEEWARERRTVALHSADARTGTYAVDWSIRLTNIRGEPLHFGSPTTHGREMAGYTGLHWRGPRDFTGGQVLSSAGPGTDEELMGQPASEYPWIAFVGEHDDVDAHSTLVFAHAPDNEDSVHASHWFVRSEPVPTVAFSWAFFEEFVLQPGEKFSYRYRVLVANGAWDVDGVERLLRAVPW comes from the coding sequence CTGCCGGTCACCGTCACGCACACGCACGGCGAGCGCATCCGCGTCGCCGCCGACGGCACCGAACTCCTCACCTATGTCTACGCCCCGGACCCGGTGGCGTTCGAGTCGCGCAAGCCGTACGTACATCCGCTGCGCACCCTCGCGGGCAACCAGGTCTCCGGCTACCGGCCCAACGACCACCGCTGGCACAAGGGTCTCCAGATGACCGCGAGCCATCTGTCGGGCCAGAACTTCTGGGGCGGCAACTCGTATGTGCACGGCGAGGGTTATCTGCCGCGGCACGAACTCGTCGGCTCCATGCGGCACGACGCGTTCGAGACCTTCGAAGTGTCCGATGACAGGCTGGACTTCACCGAGCTGCTCACCTGGGTGGAGAACGGCGGAGAGGAGTGGGCGCGCGAGCGGCGCACCGTCGCGCTCCACTCGGCCGACGCACGCACCGGTACGTACGCGGTCGACTGGTCGATCCGGCTGACCAACATCCGCGGCGAACCACTGCACTTCGGGTCGCCCACCACTCACGGCAGGGAGATGGCCGGATACACGGGCCTGCACTGGCGCGGTCCCCGCGACTTCACCGGCGGCCAGGTGCTCTCATCGGCCGGGCCCGGCACCGACGAGGAACTGATGGGGCAGCCCGCCTCGGAGTACCCGTGGATCGCCTTCGTAGGCGAACACGACGACGTGGACGCCCACTCGACGCTGGTCTTCGCGCATGCGCCGGACAACGAGGACTCGGTGCACGCCTCGCACTGGTTCGTACGCTCCGAGCCCGTGCCGACGGTCGCGTTCTCCTGGGCGTTCTTCGAGGAGTTCGTGCTGCAGCCGGGCGAGAAGTTCTCGTACCGCTACCGCGTCCTCGTGGCGAACGGAGCGTGGGACGTGGACGGTGTCGAGCGGCTGCTGAGGGCGGTGCCGTGGTGA
- a CDS encoding Gfo/Idh/MocA family protein — protein MPVDQTPVRAAVVGTGGVVSGSHLQALRAHAGRVRLVGAADVDDRRLAAFLELAGDGVNGYPDIDELLAGERPDLVLIGTPPSLHAGQIRTALRAGAWVLCEKPLCLSLAEYDAIAAEEGGGSAGSGAAPGAEAGAGAGAGSGYGPGSASGPGCGGSASRGSGGPYVSVVFQHRYGSGAAHARGLLRSGRLGAPLVAHCQTTWYRDSGYYSVPWRGRWDTEGGGPTMGHGIHQMDLLLHLLGDWSEIRAMAGRLVHDVESEDVSTALVRFENGAVATVVNSVLSPDEVSRIRIDCTDATVELTHLYGYGNDDWAYTPAPHVRTQPERTTHWRTPAAAVPSSHAAQLGGFLDALEQGERPPGSGPDARRTLEFLAALYKSAFTAAPVHKGEITPQDPFYLAMHGDHPDWAPKEHR, from the coding sequence ATGCCAGTCGATCAAACTCCCGTACGCGCGGCTGTCGTCGGAACCGGCGGCGTAGTCTCCGGAAGCCATCTCCAGGCGCTGCGCGCCCATGCCGGGCGGGTGCGGCTCGTCGGCGCGGCCGACGTCGACGACCGGCGCCTCGCCGCGTTCCTCGAACTCGCGGGTGACGGCGTCAACGGCTACCCGGACATCGATGAGTTGCTCGCGGGCGAGCGGCCCGACCTGGTCCTCATCGGTACGCCCCCGTCACTGCACGCCGGGCAGATACGCACCGCACTGCGCGCCGGGGCGTGGGTGCTGTGCGAGAAGCCGCTGTGCCTTTCGCTCGCGGAGTACGACGCGATCGCGGCGGAGGAGGGCGGCGGCAGCGCTGGCTCCGGAGCCGCTCCTGGTGCCGAAGCCGGTGCCGGTGCCGGTGCCGGTTCCGGCTACGGCCCGGGTTCCGCTTCCGGCCCCGGCTGTGGCGGCTCCGCCTCCAGGGGCTCCGGCGGCCCGTATGTCTCCGTCGTCTTCCAGCACCGTTACGGCTCCGGCGCCGCACACGCCCGCGGGCTGCTGCGCTCCGGCCGACTCGGCGCGCCTCTGGTCGCCCACTGCCAGACCACCTGGTATCGCGACTCCGGCTACTACTCCGTTCCATGGCGCGGCCGTTGGGACACCGAGGGCGGCGGACCCACCATGGGTCATGGCATCCACCAGATGGATCTGCTGCTGCATCTCCTCGGCGACTGGAGCGAGATACGCGCCATGGCGGGGAGGCTGGTGCACGACGTCGAGAGCGAGGACGTCTCGACCGCGCTCGTACGGTTCGAGAACGGCGCCGTGGCGACCGTCGTCAACAGCGTGCTCAGCCCGGACGAGGTGAGCCGCATTCGCATCGACTGCACCGACGCCACAGTGGAGTTGACGCATCTCTACGGCTACGGCAACGACGACTGGGCGTACACCCCGGCCCCCCATGTACGCACGCAGCCGGAGCGGACCACACACTGGCGCACTCCGGCGGCCGCCGTGCCCAGCTCGCACGCTGCCCAACTCGGGGGTTTCCTGGACGCGTTGGAGCAGGGCGAACGCCCCCCGGGCAGCGGCCCCGACGCCCGCCGCACCCTCGAATTCCTCGCGGCGCTCTACAAGTCGGCCTTCACGGCCGCTCCTGTACACAAAGGTGAGATCACACCGCAGGACCCCTTCTACCTGGCCATGCACGGCGACCACCCCGACTGGGCACCGAAGGAGCACCGATGA
- a CDS encoding LacI family DNA-binding transcriptional regulator, producing MAVTLADVATRAGVSAATVSRVLSGNYPVAGATRTRVMRAVEELQYVVNGPASALAAATSDLVGVLVNDIADPFFGIIASAVQSEMGTGAPGTGQQKLAVVCNTGGSTESELTYLTHLQRQRAAAVVLTGSGVEDEKHGAALASRLRRLAAGGTRIVLCGRPPLAPPEQKPQHKDAEHKDVQHRHHGERQARSGRGKERRETLEDQAPGPRDDEHQASDTGDGIVTIAFDNRGGSRRLTEHLLSLGHRSIGYVTGPADRTTTRDRLEGHRLALRAGAPELLAQAEQFTVHGGAYDRSSGYDGALELLRRVPDLTAVLAANDTVALGICAALRDQGLRIPEDVSVAGFDDLPFSADACPTLTTVRIPLHDAGARAGRLALGRETPPPGGVATVRTELMARGSTAPPSGSRN from the coding sequence ATGGCAGTGACTCTGGCCGATGTGGCGACGCGAGCAGGGGTCTCGGCAGCGACCGTCTCGCGCGTGCTGAGCGGCAACTACCCCGTCGCGGGCGCCACTCGGACGCGGGTGATGCGCGCGGTCGAGGAGCTCCAGTACGTCGTCAACGGCCCGGCCAGCGCACTCGCGGCGGCCACCTCCGACCTCGTCGGCGTGCTCGTCAACGACATCGCCGACCCCTTCTTCGGCATCATCGCGAGCGCCGTGCAGAGCGAGATGGGCACCGGCGCCCCCGGCACGGGCCAGCAGAAGCTCGCCGTGGTCTGCAACACCGGCGGCTCCACCGAGAGCGAACTGACCTACCTCACACATCTTCAGCGGCAGCGCGCCGCCGCGGTCGTGCTGACGGGCAGCGGCGTCGAGGACGAGAAGCACGGCGCGGCACTGGCCAGCAGGCTGCGCCGGCTGGCGGCCGGCGGCACACGCATCGTGCTGTGCGGACGCCCGCCGCTCGCGCCGCCCGAGCAGAAGCCGCAGCACAAGGACGCCGAGCACAAGGACGTCCAGCACAGGCACCACGGGGAGCGCCAGGCCAGGAGCGGGCGCGGCAAGGAGCGCCGGGAGACGCTGGAGGACCAGGCTCCGGGCCCGCGTGACGACGAGCACCAGGCCTCCGACACCGGGGACGGCATAGTCACGATCGCCTTCGACAACCGCGGAGGCAGCCGCCGCCTGACCGAGCATCTGCTCTCGCTGGGCCACCGCAGCATCGGCTATGTGACCGGCCCCGCCGACCGCACCACGACCCGCGACCGGCTGGAGGGCCATCGGCTCGCGCTGCGCGCCGGTGCGCCCGAACTACTCGCCCAGGCCGAGCAGTTCACCGTCCACGGCGGCGCGTACGACCGTTCCTCCGGCTACGACGGCGCCCTCGAACTGCTGCGCCGCGTGCCCGATCTGACGGCCGTGCTCGCCGCGAACGACACCGTGGCGCTCGGCATCTGCGCCGCGCTGCGCGACCAGGGCCTGCGCATCCCAGAGGACGTGTCCGTCGCCGGTTTCGACGATCTGCCCTTCAGCGCCGACGCCTGTCCCACGCTCACCACCGTACGGATTCCCCTGCACGACGCGGGCGCTCGTGCCGGGCGGCTCGCCCTCGGGCGTGAGACGCCTCCGCCTGGCGGGGTCGCGACCGTACGCACCGAACTGATGGCCCGCGGCTCTACGGCACCGCCCTCGGGAAGCCGCAACTGA
- a CDS encoding S28 family serine protease, which produces MRRTLRWTLSLAVLIGTAGAGGASMSAATAADTDIKDRILAIKGMSFIEEKKVDGYRFFLLNYEQPVDHRHPEKGTFKQRISLLHKADDRPTVFFTSGYDLNEEPRRSEPTQMTDGNQVSMEYRFFSPSRPDPADWSKLDIWQAASDQHRIFKALNKIYGERWISTGGSKGGMTATYYRRFFPKDMDGTVAYVAPNDVNNDEDSAYYDFFEKVGSKKCRDRLNATQHEIFDRRGEMVKKLKALAKKEGYTFKLAGSADKAFELVAQDLVWGFWQYHLEPEECDKVPSTKAKTQELWDWANEIGGWEAGADQGMLPYTPYYYQAGTQMGSPDYESPLLDDVRKYPGLNKPRTYVPRDIPMKFDAKAMKDVDKWVRTESSQMLFVNGQNDPWSAEPFSVGKGTEEAHVYKAPGANHGASIALLSKKDKEAATRSLLKWAGVEPAEGVQPKRLTKYDADLDRPAKEERMLRP; this is translated from the coding sequence ATGCGAAGAACGCTCAGATGGACGCTGTCGCTGGCGGTGCTGATAGGCACCGCGGGCGCCGGCGGAGCGTCGATGTCGGCCGCCACAGCAGCCGACACCGACATCAAGGACCGCATCCTCGCGATCAAGGGGATGAGCTTCATCGAGGAGAAGAAGGTCGACGGCTACCGCTTCTTCCTCCTCAACTACGAACAGCCGGTGGACCACAGGCACCCCGAGAAGGGGACCTTCAAGCAGCGGATCTCCCTGCTGCACAAGGCCGACGACCGGCCCACCGTCTTCTTCACCTCCGGCTACGACCTGAACGAAGAGCCCAGGCGCAGCGAGCCGACGCAGATGACCGACGGCAACCAGGTCTCCATGGAGTACCGGTTCTTCTCGCCGTCGCGGCCCGATCCGGCCGACTGGTCGAAGCTCGACATCTGGCAGGCCGCCAGCGACCAGCACCGCATCTTCAAGGCGCTGAACAAGATCTACGGCGAGCGCTGGATCTCCACGGGCGGCAGCAAGGGCGGAATGACGGCGACGTACTACCGCCGCTTCTTCCCCAAGGACATGGACGGAACCGTCGCCTACGTCGCGCCCAACGACGTGAACAACGACGAGGATTCCGCGTACTACGACTTCTTCGAGAAGGTCGGCTCCAAGAAGTGCCGCGACCGTCTCAACGCCACCCAGCACGAGATCTTCGACCGCCGCGGCGAGATGGTGAAGAAGCTCAAGGCGCTGGCGAAGAAGGAGGGTTACACCTTCAAGCTGGCCGGCAGCGCGGACAAGGCGTTCGAACTCGTCGCGCAGGACCTGGTGTGGGGCTTCTGGCAGTACCACCTGGAGCCCGAGGAGTGCGACAAGGTGCCCTCCACGAAGGCCAAGACACAGGAACTGTGGGACTGGGCAAACGAGATCGGCGGCTGGGAGGCCGGAGCCGACCAGGGCATGCTGCCGTACACGCCGTACTACTACCAGGCCGGTACGCAGATGGGCTCGCCCGACTACGAGTCGCCGCTGCTGGACGACGTGCGGAAGTACCCGGGGCTCAACAAGCCGCGCACATACGTGCCGAGGGACATCCCCATGAAGTTCGACGCCAAGGCGATGAAGGACGTCGACAAGTGGGTGCGCACCGAGTCGTCGCAGATGCTCTTCGTCAACGGGCAGAACGACCCGTGGAGCGCCGAGCCGTTCAGCGTCGGCAAGGGCACCGAGGAGGCGCACGTCTACAAGGCGCCCGGCGCCAACCACGGTGCGAGCATCGCCCTGCTGAGCAAGAAGGACAAGGAGGCGGCGACGCGTTCGCTGCTGAAGTGGGCCGGTGTCGAGCCCGCTGAGGGCGTACAGCCGAAGCGGCTCACGAAGTACGACGCGGACCTGGACCGTCCTGCCAAGGAGGAGCGGATGCTGCGGCCGTAG